In Zingiber officinale cultivar Zhangliang chromosome 6A, Zo_v1.1, whole genome shotgun sequence, a single genomic region encodes these proteins:
- the LOC121995585 gene encoding pentatricopeptide repeat-containing protein At4g01990, mitochondrial-like, translating to MITARRSVRLHLLWSAAATKMRFCAAAAATSLTADAAGAMAVRTKEKKDPDVLYRRLSALGRAPEGSVTRTLDKWVKEGRPVCADELIRYVKELRRYQRHAHALELMEWMVNNKNTKMTYINHAMQLGLIAKVRGIEAAEKYFSDLPVQAKNKHTYGALLSSYCSEKNKNADKAFSLYNEMKMLNMTSYPQVHFNLMSLYVRLGQHEKALTQYQEMKSDNVVPDSITCSILMNCYASLNDIESVERVIKEAEEDKKIKLRWSAYSSLASIYCSAGLMTKAASALQKLEKLIRGRDHEPYHFLISLYSRIDNLEEVKRIWKSYKTVFRKPNNVSYLIMLRSLDKLDDINGQQDLYEEWESVSGNSDVWVTNVMIGSYLRNNMIQQAQRVWEKASERGAVPDFKTGDMFLDYYLKNNDIDSALMWLETTISRMKRNEWKLSQDQVDTFLKAFEDAKDVEGAERLCECLRRLGLLDLNAYEKLLQTYLAANLKNPKLLQRIKDDKIELDSKTNKLLEMVCGDNE from the exons ATGATCACGGCGAGGCGCTCCGTCCGACTACACTTGCTTTGGTCGGCCGCGGCGACCAAGATGAGATTCTGTGCGGCGGCCGCTGCGACATCTTTGACAGCCGACGCAGCTGGAGCTATGGCGGTCAGGACTAAAGAAAAGAAGGATCCGGATGTACTGTACCGCCGTCTGTCGGCTCTGGGGAGAGCTCCAGAGGGGAGTGTGACGAGGACGCTGGACAAGTGGGTGAAGGAAGGGAGGCCTGTGTGCGCGGATGAGCTGATTAGGTACGTTAAGGAACTCCGCAGGTACCAGCGCCACGCGCACGCCCTTGAg cTCATGGAGTGGATGGTAaacaacaaaaatacaaaaatgacTTACATCAATCATGCAATGCAGCTTGGCCTCATTGCTAAAGTCAGGGGTATCGAAGCAGCAGAGAAATACTTTTCCGACTTGCCTGTACAAGCCAAAAATAAGCACACATATGGAGCCCTTTTGAGTAGTTATTGCTCAGAGAAAAATAAGAATGCTGATAAAGCTTTTTCTCTTTACAATGAAATGAAGATGCTGAACATGACCTCGTATCCTCAGGTCCATTTCAACTTAATGTCCCTTTATGTGCGGTTGGGCCAGCATGAGAAGGCTCTCACCCAGTACCAAGAGATGAAGTCAGATAACGTAGTTCCAGATTCGATTACATGCTCCATCCTGATGAACTGCTATGCCTCATTGAATGACATTGAATCAGTAGAACGAGTTATAAAAGAAGCAGAGGaggataaaaaaattaagttgagATGGTCTGCATACAGTTCCTTAGCTTCCATTTACTGTTCAGCTGGTCTAATGACGAAAGCTGCGAGTGCGCTTCAGAAGCTTGAAAAGCTTATACGTGGTCGAGATCATGAGCCTTATCATTTTTTAATCAGCTTATATTCAAGGATTGACAATTTAGAGGAGGTGAAGAGAATATGGAAGTCCTATAAAACTGTCTTTCGAAAACCTAACAATGTTAGCTATCTCATTATGCTGCGGTCCCTAGATAAACTTGATGATATCAATGGCCAGCAAGATTTATATGAAGAATGGGAATCTGTTAGCGGGAACTCTGATGTGTGGGTGACAAATGTGATGATAGGTTCGTATTTGAGAAACAATATGATTCAACAAGCGCAGCGGGTTTGGGAGAAAGCTTCGGAAAGGGGCGCTGTTCCTGATTTCAAGACTGGTGATATGTTCTTAGATTACTACTTGAAGAACAATGACATTGATTCTGCTCTCATGTGGTTAGAAACAACAATTTCAAGGATGAAACGGAATGAGTGGAAGTTAAGTCAAGACCAAGTGGACACTTTCCTGAAAGcctttgaagatgcaaaggatgtTGAAGGGGCAGAGAGGTTGTGCGAGTGTTTGAGGAGGCTCGGACTTCTTGATTTAAATGCATATGAAAAGCTCCTTCAAACGTATTTGGCAGCCAATTTGAAGAACCCTAAACTTCTTCAGAGGATTAAAGATGATAAGATTGAACTGGACTCCAAAACTAACAAATTGCTTGAAATGGTTTGTGGAGATAATGAATAA
- the LOC121995586 gene encoding pentatricopeptide repeat-containing protein At1g60770-like translates to MIRADREDQNPLTGVQNPSNVVAYNHRSSPVGKMITAKRFVRLLFLWSAAATKMRFCAAAAATSSPADAAVVMAVGTKEKKNPSVLYRRLSALGRAPQGRVTRTLDKWVNEGRSVCADELIRYVKVLRRYQRHAHALELMEWMENNKNTKMTHVSHAMRLGLIAKVRGIEAAEKYFSDLPEPLKNEHTFGALLSSYCSEKNKNVDKSFSLYNEMKNRNIALNTQVHFNLMSLYMRLGQHEKVLTQYQEMKSDNIVPDSITCSILMNCYASLNDIESVERVIKEAEEDDKVTLLWSAYSSLAAIYCSAGLPTKAENALKKLETLIYARDHKPYHYLISLYAKINNVEEVKRIWKSLKTIFPKPSNLSYLNMLQALDKLDDLSGQQDLYEEWQSVCTLFDVRLANSLIGSYLRKDMIQQAQSLWEKSSKRGAIPNFKTCFMFLDHFLQKNDMNSALVWLETAASSSSGKQDRWKLSQDQVDTFLKAFEDANDVEGAERFCECLRRLGHLDLNAYEKLLQTYLAANLKNPKLRQRIKDDKIKLNSQTNKLLEMVCGDNE, encoded by the exons ATGATCCGAGCTGACCGCGAAGACCAAAACCCTCTCACCGGTGTACAAAACCCTAGCAACGTTGTCGCCTACAATCATCGAAGCTCGCCAGTGGGAAAAATGATCACGGCGAAGCGCTTCGTCCGACTACTCTTTCTTTGGTCGGCCGCGGCGACCAAGATGAGATTCTGTGCGGCGGCCGCTGCGACATCTTCGCCGGCCGACGCGGCTGTAGTTATGGCGGTCGGgactaaagaaaagaagaatccAAGCGTACTGTACCGCCGTCTGTCGGCTTTGGGGAGAGCTCCCCAGGGGCGTGTGACGAGGACGCTGGACAAGTGGGTGAATGAAGGGAGGTCTGTGTGCGCGGATGAGCTGATTAGGTACGTTAAGGTACTCCGCAGGTACCAGCGCCACGCGCACGCCCTTGAG CTTATGGAATGGATGGAAaacaacaaaaatacaaaaatgacTCACGTCAGTCATGCAATGCGCCTAGGCCTCATTGCTAAAGTCAGGGGTATCGAAGCAGCAGAGAAATACTTTTCCGACTTGCCTGAACCATTGAAAAATGAGCACACATTTGGAGCCCTTTTGAGTAGTTATTGCTCAGAGAAAAATAAGAATGTTGATAAATCTTTTTCTCTTTACAATGAAATGAAGAACCGGAACATAGCCTTGAATACTCAGGTCCATTTCAACTTAATGTCCCTTTATATGAGGTTGGGCCAGCATGAGAAGGTTCTCACCCAGTACCAAGAGATGAAGTCAGATAACATAGTTCCAGATTCGATTACATGCTCCATCCTGATGAACTGCTATGCTTCATTGAATGACATTGAATCAGTAGAAAGAGTAATTAAAGAAGCTGAAGAGGATGACAAAGTCACACTACTTTGGTCTGCATACAGTAGCTTGGCTGCCATTTATTGTTCAGCTGGTCTACCCACAAAAGCTGAGAATGCTCTCAAGAAGCTTGAAACACTTATATATGCCCGAGATCATAAGCCTTATCATTACTTGATCAGTTTATATGCAAAGATTAACAATGTAGAAGAGGTGAAAAGAATATGGAAGTCCCTCAAGACTATCTTTCCAAAACCTTCCAACTTGAGCTATCTCAACATGCTTCAGGCCCTTGATAAACTTGATGATTTAAGTGGGCAACAAGATTTGTATGAAGAATGGCAATCTGTTTGCACACTCTTTGATGTAAGGTTGGCAAACTCGTTGATTGGTTCATATTTGAGAAAAGATATGATTCAACAAGCTCAGTCCCTTTGGGAGAAATCTTCAAAAAGGGGTGCCATTCCAAATTTCAAAACATGTTTTATGTTTTTAGACCACTTCTTGCAGAAGAATGATATGAACTCTGCTCTTGTGTGGTTAGAAACTGCAGCTTCATCTTCGAGTGGGAAACAGGATAGGTGGAAGTTAAGTCAAGATCAAGTCGACACTTTTCTGAAAGCCTTTGAAGACGCAAACGATGTTGAAGGGGCAGAGAGGTTTTGCGAGTGTTTGAGGAGGCTCGGACATCTTGATTTAAATGCATATGAAAAGCTCCTTCAAACGTATTTGGCAGCCAATTTGAAGAACCCTAAGCTTCGCCAAAGGATTAAAGATGATAAGATTAAACTGAACTCCCAAACTAACAAATTGCTTGAAATGGTTTGTGGAGATAATGAATAA